A DNA window from Allokutzneria albata contains the following coding sequences:
- the thiD gene encoding bifunctional hydroxymethylpyrimidine kinase/phosphomethylpyrimidine kinase — protein MNALPGRALSSDEAWETPPRALTIAGSDSAGGAGMHADIRAFLTCGVHGMTAVTAVTVQNSLGVKDFVEIPAETVAAQIEAVVGDIGVDAAKTGMLASAAIIDAVAKACHKVGIGQEGTAPFVVDPVAASMHGDPLLHADALNALRDLLFPMATLVTPNLDEVRLLTGVEVSTRAQLADAARAVHALGPQWTLIKSGHLTQDPECVDLLFDGTEFYELPGARYDTPHTHGGGDTMASAITAALARGAPVLEAVRFGKRFVQRAVAHSYPLGAGVGPVSTFWRISTTPV, from the coding sequence GTGAACGCGCTTCCGGGCCGCGCGCTGAGCTCGGACGAGGCCTGGGAGACACCGCCGCGCGCGCTGACGATCGCGGGCTCGGACTCCGCGGGCGGCGCGGGCATGCACGCCGACATCCGCGCGTTCCTGACCTGCGGCGTGCACGGGATGACCGCCGTCACCGCGGTCACCGTGCAGAACTCCTTGGGGGTCAAGGACTTCGTCGAGATCCCGGCGGAGACCGTGGCCGCCCAGATCGAGGCCGTGGTCGGCGATATCGGGGTGGACGCGGCGAAGACGGGCATGCTCGCCTCGGCGGCCATCATCGACGCGGTCGCGAAGGCGTGCCACAAGGTGGGGATCGGCCAGGAGGGCACGGCGCCCTTCGTCGTCGACCCGGTCGCGGCGTCGATGCACGGCGACCCGCTGCTGCACGCCGACGCGCTGAACGCCTTGCGGGACCTGCTTTTCCCGATGGCCACGCTGGTGACGCCGAACCTGGACGAGGTCCGGCTGCTGACCGGGGTCGAGGTGAGCACGCGCGCACAGCTCGCCGACGCCGCGCGGGCCGTGCACGCGTTGGGCCCGCAGTGGACGCTCATCAAGAGCGGGCACCTGACCCAGGACCCGGAGTGCGTCGACCTGCTCTTCGACGGCACCGAGTTCTACGAGCTGCCGGGGGCCCGCTACGACACCCCGCACACCCACGGCGGCGGCGACACCATGGCCTCGGCGATCACCGCGGCGCTGGCCAGGGGGGCGCCGGTGCTGGAGGCGGTGCGCTTCGGCAAGCGGTTCGTGCAGCGGGCGGTCGCGCACTCCTACCCGCTGGGCGCGGGCGTCGGCCCGGTCTCGACGTTCTGGCGGATTTCCACAACACCGGTGTAA
- the thiC gene encoding phosphomethylpyrimidine synthase ThiC encodes MTAFADSSVTPTVTTGPITGSRKVYTETPGGLRIPQRRVELSNGEHLDLYDTSGPYTDADATIDVHSGLPKLRAGWALEPVGGAVSQLAYAKAGIVTREMEFIAAREGVDVELVRSEVAIGRAVIPANRCHPESEPMIIGKKFLVKINGNLGNSAVTSSVAEEVEKMVWATRWGADTIMDLSTGKRIHETREWILRNSPVPVGTVPIYQALEKVDGDPAKLSWEVYRDTVIEQCEQGVDYMTVHAGVLLRYVPLTARRVTGIVSRGGSIMAAWCLAHHKESFLYTHFEELCQILRTYDVTFSLGDGLRPGSIADANDEAQFAELRTLGELTHIAREHDVQVMIEGPGHVPMHKIAENVRLEEELCSEAPFYTLGPLATDIAPAYDHITSAIGAAQIAWHGTAMLCYVTPKEHLGLPNRDDVKAGVIAYKIAAHSADVAKGHPRAQQRDDALSKARFEFRWEDQFNLSLDPDTARAFHDETLPAAPAKTAHFCSMCGPKFCSMKITQDVRKYAEERGLSTVEAIEAGMREKSEEFDEQGGKVYLPVVNP; translated from the coding sequence ATGACGGCCTTTGCCGACAGTTCCGTCACGCCCACCGTGACGACCGGTCCGATCACCGGCTCGCGCAAGGTGTACACCGAAACCCCTGGTGGACTGCGGATTCCGCAGCGCAGGGTCGAGCTGAGCAACGGCGAGCACCTGGACCTCTACGACACCTCCGGCCCGTACACCGACGCCGACGCCACCATCGACGTCCACAGTGGACTCCCGAAGCTGCGCGCCGGCTGGGCGCTGGAACCGGTCGGCGGAGCCGTTTCCCAGCTGGCCTACGCCAAGGCGGGCATCGTCACCCGCGAGATGGAGTTCATCGCGGCGCGCGAGGGCGTCGACGTGGAGCTGGTGCGCTCCGAGGTGGCCATCGGCCGGGCGGTGATCCCGGCCAACCGGTGCCACCCGGAGTCCGAGCCGATGATCATCGGCAAGAAGTTCCTCGTGAAGATCAACGGCAACCTGGGCAACTCCGCGGTGACCTCGTCGGTCGCCGAGGAGGTCGAGAAGATGGTGTGGGCGACCAGGTGGGGCGCGGACACCATCATGGACCTGTCCACCGGCAAGCGGATCCACGAGACGCGCGAGTGGATCCTGCGCAACTCCCCCGTCCCCGTCGGCACCGTGCCGATCTACCAGGCGCTGGAGAAGGTCGACGGCGATCCGGCGAAGCTGTCCTGGGAGGTCTACCGGGACACCGTGATCGAGCAGTGCGAGCAGGGCGTCGACTACATGACCGTGCACGCCGGGGTGCTGCTGCGCTACGTGCCGCTGACCGCGCGCCGGGTGACCGGGATCGTCTCGCGCGGCGGCTCGATCATGGCCGCGTGGTGCCTGGCGCACCACAAGGAGAGCTTCCTCTACACGCACTTCGAGGAGCTGTGCCAGATCCTGCGCACCTACGACGTGACCTTCTCCCTCGGGGACGGGCTGCGGCCGGGCTCGATCGCCGACGCCAACGACGAGGCCCAGTTCGCGGAGCTGCGCACGCTCGGCGAGCTGACGCACATCGCCCGCGAGCACGACGTGCAGGTGATGATCGAGGGCCCCGGCCACGTGCCGATGCACAAGATCGCCGAGAACGTCCGGCTGGAGGAGGAGCTGTGCAGTGAGGCGCCGTTCTACACGCTCGGCCCGCTGGCCACCGACATCGCCCCCGCCTACGACCACATCACCTCGGCCATCGGCGCGGCGCAGATCGCCTGGCACGGCACCGCGATGCTCTGCTACGTCACGCCGAAGGAGCACCTGGGCCTGCCCAACCGGGACGACGTGAAGGCGGGCGTGATCGCCTACAAGATCGCCGCGCACTCCGCCGACGTGGCCAAGGGCCACCCCAGGGCGCAGCAGCGCGACGACGCGCTGTCCAAGGCCCGCTTCGAGTTCCGGTGGGAGGACCAGTTCAACCTGTCCCTCGACCCGGACACCGCGCGCGCCTTCCACGACGAGACCCTGCCCGCGGCTCCGGCGAAGACGGCGCACTTCTGCTCGATGTGCGGGCCGAAGTTCTGCTCGATGAAGATCACCCAGGACGTCCGGAAGTACGCCGAGGAGCGCGGACTGTCCACTGTGGAGGCGATCGAGGCCGGGATGCGGGAGAAGTCCGAGGAGTTCGACGAGCAGGGCGGGAAGGTGTACCTGCCGGTGGTGAACCCGTGA
- a CDS encoding peptide deformylase, which produces MAIHAIRIAGDPVLHNPTRPVESFDDELRTLIGDMYETMDAANGVGLAANQIGVDLRLFVYDCPDDEDVRHRGVVVNPVLETSERPETMPDPDDDWEGCLSAPGESFPTGRAGWAKVTGFDGDGKPVEVEATGYLARCLQHETDHLDGFLYLSRLVGRHAKEAKRMLKRNGWGVPGLSWTPGEVEDPFGH; this is translated from the coding sequence ATGGCCATTCACGCGATCCGGATCGCGGGCGACCCGGTGCTGCACAACCCGACGCGCCCCGTCGAGAGCTTCGACGACGAGCTCCGCACCCTCATCGGCGACATGTACGAGACGATGGACGCGGCCAACGGCGTCGGCCTCGCCGCCAACCAGATCGGCGTCGACCTGCGGCTGTTCGTCTACGACTGCCCCGACGACGAGGACGTGCGGCACCGCGGCGTCGTGGTCAACCCGGTGCTGGAGACCTCCGAGCGGCCGGAGACCATGCCGGACCCGGACGACGACTGGGAGGGCTGCCTGTCGGCCCCCGGCGAGTCCTTCCCCACCGGCCGCGCCGGCTGGGCCAAGGTGACCGGTTTCGACGGCGACGGCAAGCCGGTCGAGGTCGAGGCGACCGGGTACCTCGCCCGCTGCCTGCAGCACGAGACCGACCACCTGGACGGCTTCCTCTACCTGAGCCGGCTCGTCGGCAGGCACGCCAAGGAGGCCAAGCGGATGCTCAAGCGCAACGGCTGGGGCGTTCCGGGGTTGTCCTGGACGCCGGGCGAGGTCGAGGACCCGTTCGGCCACTGA
- a CDS encoding DUF3263 domain-containing protein — MDAAEVRAKGNDPAPSASGTGGLTGTEQEILAFERQWWKYAGAKEQAIRELFDMSATRYYQLLNALIEKQEALAADPMLVRRLRRLRTGRQRVRTARRLGLDPR, encoded by the coding sequence ATGGACGCCGCCGAGGTGAGGGCCAAGGGCAACGACCCGGCCCCGTCCGCGTCCGGCACCGGCGGCCTCACCGGCACCGAACAGGAGATCCTGGCCTTCGAACGCCAGTGGTGGAAGTACGCAGGCGCGAAAGAACAGGCCATCCGGGAGCTGTTCGACATGTCGGCGACCCGGTACTACCAGCTGCTCAACGCGCTGATCGAGAAGCAGGAGGCCCTGGCGGCCGACCCGATGCTGGTCCGCAGGCTGCGCCGGCTGCGCACCGGCCGCCAGCGGGTCCGCACCGCCCGCCGCCTCGGCCTCGATCCGCGCTGA
- a CDS encoding LytR C-terminal domain-containing protein: protein MSSVEPPSAPRPLWVAGVVALGVAAVALAFGVFSLFNGGTPTDQLGQQATTTTESAPGSPPPPAVSSSQEPAPVTTTPPPPPPTTTAAPPTSTTNNGGTPPAKPKTGIRVYNNSTIPKLADRAAQDIREAGWTVEQVDNYPHGVIYTTTVYYTPGTDEETTARTLGSEFGMRVEERFQGIKDAKPGVIVIVTKDYKNAANAK from the coding sequence ATGAGTTCGGTCGAGCCGCCAAGCGCACCCCGCCCCCTGTGGGTGGCCGGGGTCGTGGCGCTCGGAGTCGCCGCCGTCGCGCTGGCGTTCGGCGTCTTCTCCCTCTTCAACGGGGGCACGCCGACCGACCAGCTCGGGCAGCAGGCGACAACGACAACCGAATCGGCTCCGGGCAGCCCGCCGCCTCCCGCGGTGAGCTCGTCGCAGGAGCCGGCGCCGGTGACCACGACGCCGCCCCCGCCTCCGCCGACGACCACCGCGGCCCCGCCGACCAGCACCACCAACAACGGCGGGACGCCGCCCGCGAAGCCGAAGACGGGCATCCGGGTCTACAACAACAGCACCATCCCCAAGCTCGCCGACCGCGCCGCGCAGGACATCCGCGAGGCGGGCTGGACCGTCGAGCAGGTGGACAACTACCCGCACGGCGTGATCTACACGACGACCGTCTACTACACGCCGGGCACCGACGAGGAGACCACCGCGCGCACCCTGGGCAGCGAGTTCGGCATGCGCGTCGAGGAGCGCTTCCAGGGCATCAAGGACGCCAAGCCCGGCGTGATAGTGATCGTGACGAAGGACTACAAGAACGCCGCCAACGCCAAGTAG
- a CDS encoding AAA family ATPase has product MITLTIRLSPSALDTRRGVVRLHPEVLDALGLRAWDAVRLTGTRETAALAAASDGSHSPGFIYVDDITMSNLGLTEDSEVVVAPVEVSTARSVTVAGSRLASASLTPETLRLALMGKVLTVGDAVSLLPQDLAPPPGSDVSTARRKLSLAIGMTWTNELLTVTGVEPPGVVAVQPATVVGWRGGERTAALPPATTPAPATTAAAPPQQPEPALALPDLVGAKDAVRRLSEWFDLAFRRPELLAQLGAKSRLGVLVSGPSGVGKATLVRSVAAAVEAEVVELVAPSAAALEPATASQRAHDAINSAVSTAQRGTACVLLVSDVEALLPANNPPPLSTVVLDALLAAIDTPKLAVVATTSAAESVHPKLRSPELIDRELSLPLPDGSVRAELLRVLLRDAPLEDGIDLVAVADRTPGFVAADLVALRREAAVRAALRQRDSDEPRIGQEDLIGALETVRPISMSTSDNLATGGLTLDDVGDMAEVKQSLTEAVLWPLQYPDSFARLGVKPPRGVLLYGPPGCGKTFLVRALAGTGRLNVLSVKGAELLDKWVGESERAVRELFRRAAEAAPAMLFLDEVDALAPRRGQSSDSGVGDRVVAALLTELDGVEPLNEVVVVGATNRPELIDPALLRPGRLERLVYVPPPDADARTEILKSAAKHTPLGEDVDLAALAGELEGYSAADCAALIREAALTAMRESLAAAEVGLKHLNHARETIRPSLDPAQLASLEAYASAQRP; this is encoded by the coding sequence GTGATCACGCTGACCATCCGGTTGTCCCCGTCCGCTTTGGACACGCGCCGCGGCGTCGTCCGGTTGCACCCCGAGGTGCTCGACGCGTTGGGGCTGCGGGCGTGGGACGCGGTGCGGCTGACCGGCACGCGGGAGACCGCCGCCCTGGCCGCGGCGTCGGACGGGTCGCACTCCCCCGGCTTCATCTACGTCGACGACATCACCATGTCCAACCTCGGCCTCACCGAGGACTCCGAGGTCGTCGTGGCGCCGGTGGAGGTCTCGACGGCGCGGTCGGTGACAGTGGCGGGCTCACGGCTGGCCTCGGCCTCGCTCACCCCGGAGACGCTGCGACTGGCGTTGATGGGCAAGGTGCTCACCGTCGGCGACGCGGTATCGCTGCTGCCCCAGGACCTCGCGCCGCCTCCGGGCTCCGACGTGAGCACCGCGCGCCGCAAGCTGTCCCTGGCGATCGGCATGACGTGGACCAACGAACTGCTCACGGTCACCGGTGTCGAGCCGCCCGGTGTGGTGGCCGTGCAGCCCGCGACGGTGGTCGGCTGGCGAGGTGGCGAGCGGACCGCTGCCCTTCCGCCCGCCACGACTCCTGCTCCGGCGACAACCGCGGCGGCACCCCCGCAGCAGCCCGAGCCCGCGTTGGCGCTGCCGGACCTGGTCGGCGCCAAGGACGCTGTGCGGCGGCTGAGCGAGTGGTTCGACCTTGCGTTCCGGCGCCCGGAACTGCTGGCCCAGCTCGGCGCGAAGTCCCGGCTCGGCGTGCTGGTCTCCGGACCGTCCGGAGTGGGCAAGGCGACCCTGGTGCGCTCCGTCGCGGCCGCGGTGGAGGCGGAGGTCGTCGAGCTGGTCGCGCCGAGCGCCGCCGCGCTCGAACCGGCGACGGCCTCGCAGCGCGCGCACGATGCGATCAACTCCGCGGTCTCCACCGCTCAGCGCGGCACCGCCTGCGTGCTGCTGGTCTCCGACGTGGAAGCGTTGCTACCGGCCAACAATCCGCCGCCACTGTCCACTGTGGTCCTTGACGCTCTGCTCGCGGCGATCGACACCCCGAAGCTGGCCGTCGTCGCGACCACCTCGGCGGCGGAGTCGGTGCACCCCAAGCTCCGCAGCCCCGAGCTGATCGACCGCGAGCTGAGCCTGCCGCTGCCGGACGGCTCGGTGCGCGCGGAGCTGCTGCGGGTGCTGCTGCGCGACGCCCCGCTGGAGGACGGCATCGACCTCGTCGCCGTCGCGGACCGCACTCCCGGCTTCGTCGCCGCGGACCTGGTCGCGCTGCGGCGGGAGGCAGCGGTGCGGGCGGCCTTGCGCCAGCGGGACTCCGACGAGCCGCGCATCGGGCAGGAGGACCTGATCGGGGCGCTGGAGACGGTGCGGCCGATCTCGATGTCCACTTCGGACAATCTCGCCACCGGTGGGCTCACGCTCGACGACGTCGGCGACATGGCCGAGGTGAAGCAGTCACTGACCGAGGCCGTGCTGTGGCCCCTGCAGTACCCGGATTCCTTTGCGCGCCTTGGTGTCAAGCCGCCGCGCGGGGTGTTGCTGTACGGCCCGCCCGGCTGCGGGAAGACGTTCCTGGTGCGCGCGCTCGCGGGGACCGGGCGGCTGAACGTGCTGTCGGTGAAGGGCGCCGAGCTGCTCGACAAGTGGGTCGGCGAGTCCGAGCGCGCGGTGCGGGAGCTGTTCCGCCGCGCGGCCGAAGCGGCTCCGGCGATGCTGTTCCTCGACGAGGTGGACGCGCTGGCGCCGCGACGCGGCCAGTCGTCGGACTCCGGTGTCGGCGACCGCGTGGTGGCGGCGCTGCTGACCGAGCTGGACGGCGTGGAGCCGCTGAACGAGGTCGTGGTGGTGGGTGCGACCAACCGGCCCGAGCTGATCGATCCGGCGCTGCTGCGCCCGGGCAGGCTGGAGCGGCTGGTCTACGTCCCGCCGCCGGACGCCGACGCGCGCACGGAGATCCTGAAGTCGGCGGCCAAGCACACGCCGCTCGGCGAGGACGTGGACCTGGCGGCGCTGGCCGGGGAGCTGGAGGGGTACTCGGCGGCCGACTGCGCCGCGCTGATCAGGGAGGCGGCGCTGACCGCGATGCGGGAGTCGCTGGCGGCGGCGGAGGTCGGCCTCAAGCACCTCAACCACGCCCGCGAGACCATCCGCCCCTCGCTCGACCCCGCCCAGCTGGCGTCCCTGGAGGCCTACGCGTCCGCCCAGCGCCCCTGA
- the pssA gene encoding CDP-diacylglycerol--serine O-phosphatidyltransferase produces MDARTAPGVRLLPNAITILALCSGLSAIQFAMNKEYDAAILAIGVAAVLDGLDGRLARMLDATSKIGAELDSLCDGISFGVVPAIVLFIWGWDGERTGWLVALVFAVCMVLRLARFNTLLDDTEQPSFTKEFFVGVPAPAGAILALLPMVVTLGAGEGWWSSKTTLLVWTLLVAMLLISRIPTLSLKKLRLPAKAVAPALVVIGIAGAALLTYPFLMLAVVVLLYLAHIPYAVYRYSWLSKHPEAWDVEPAERRAIRRRSTRRLGIRPPLRRRVAGAAIRLRRIPRRNGGGGPGPVARTSWRRLGLRRNRRD; encoded by the coding sequence GTGGACGCCCGCACCGCTCCCGGGGTGCGGCTGCTGCCGAACGCGATCACCATCCTCGCGCTGTGCTCCGGTCTCTCGGCGATCCAGTTCGCCATGAACAAGGAGTACGACGCGGCGATCCTGGCGATCGGTGTGGCCGCGGTGCTCGACGGCCTGGACGGCAGGCTCGCCCGCATGCTCGACGCCACCAGCAAGATCGGCGCCGAGCTGGACTCGCTCTGCGACGGCATCTCCTTCGGCGTGGTGCCCGCCATCGTGCTGTTCATCTGGGGCTGGGACGGCGAACGCACCGGCTGGCTGGTCGCGCTGGTGTTCGCGGTGTGCATGGTGCTGCGGCTGGCCCGGTTCAACACGCTGCTCGACGACACCGAACAGCCGTCGTTCACCAAGGAGTTCTTCGTCGGCGTCCCCGCCCCGGCCGGGGCGATCCTGGCGCTGCTGCCGATGGTGGTGACGCTGGGCGCCGGTGAGGGCTGGTGGTCGTCGAAGACCACGCTGCTGGTGTGGACCCTGCTGGTGGCGATGCTGCTGATCAGCCGGATCCCCACGCTGTCGCTGAAGAAGCTGCGCCTGCCCGCCAAGGCCGTCGCCCCGGCGCTGGTGGTCATCGGCATCGCGGGGGCGGCGCTGCTGACCTACCCGTTCCTGATGCTGGCCGTCGTGGTGCTGCTCTACCTCGCGCACATCCCGTACGCGGTGTACCGCTACTCCTGGCTGTCCAAGCACCCGGAAGCCTGGGACGTGGAGCCCGCCGAACGCAGGGCGATCCGCCGTCGCAGCACCCGCCGCCTCGGCATCCGCCCGCCGCTGCGGCGCCGGGTGGCCGGAGCGGCGATCCGCCTGCGCCGCATCCCCCGGCGCAACGGCGGCGGAGGCCCGGGCCCGGTCGCCCGCACCAGCTGGCGCCGCCTCGGCCTGCGCCGCAACCGTCGCGACTGA
- a CDS encoding phosphatidylserine decarboxylase: MTAEERSGPLAHLVDLARSTVPPMHPAGRPFVLGAAVATFLIRRFSRRAGVLGMVVTAWCAWFFREPKRVTPTRPGLVVSAADGTVSTVGPAVPPAELGLGEEPVPRVSVFLSIFDVHVQRMPATGEVSRISYRPGKFLSADLDKASEDNERNSLLLRTSDGHDIAVVQIAGLIARRIVCFVDEGQRVDAGHTYGLIRFGSRVDVYLPKGSRVLVEPGQKTIGGETVLGLLPGAEI; the protein is encoded by the coding sequence ATGACCGCGGAAGAACGTTCGGGCCCGCTCGCACACCTTGTCGACCTCGCCCGCAGCACGGTTCCCCCCATGCACCCCGCCGGACGGCCCTTCGTGCTCGGCGCGGCTGTGGCCACCTTCCTGATCAGGCGGTTCTCCCGCCGGGCCGGTGTGCTCGGCATGGTAGTGACCGCCTGGTGCGCCTGGTTCTTCCGGGAGCCCAAGCGGGTCACCCCGACCCGGCCCGGCCTGGTGGTCTCGGCGGCCGACGGCACCGTGTCCACGGTGGGACCGGCCGTTCCGCCCGCCGAGCTGGGTCTCGGCGAGGAGCCGGTGCCCAGGGTCAGCGTGTTCCTGTCGATCTTCGACGTGCACGTGCAGCGGATGCCCGCCACCGGTGAGGTCAGCCGGATCTCCTACCGGCCGGGCAAGTTCCTCTCCGCCGACCTGGACAAGGCCAGCGAGGACAACGAGCGCAACAGCCTGCTGCTGCGCACCTCCGACGGCCACGACATCGCGGTGGTGCAGATCGCCGGGCTGATCGCCCGGCGGATCGTCTGCTTCGTCGACGAGGGCCAGCGGGTCGACGCCGGGCACACCTACGGCCTGATCCGCTTCGGCTCGCGCGTGGACGTCTACCTGCCGAAGGGCAGCAGGGTGCTGGTGGAGCCCGGTCAGAAGACCATCGGCGGCGAGACCGTGCTCGGCCTGCTGCCCGGGGCGGAGATCTAG
- a CDS encoding GlsB/YeaQ/YmgE family stress response membrane protein: MGFFSWIIFGALAGWAANLIVGGRDRRPLGCLFSIVVGIVGAALGGLVYKLLTGEQWDFEFRFASFGVAALGAVLLLMIVRLVQSRR, from the coding sequence GTGGGCTTCTTCTCGTGGATCATCTTCGGCGCGCTCGCGGGCTGGGCGGCCAACCTGATCGTCGGCGGGCGCGACCGGCGCCCGCTCGGCTGCCTGTTCAGCATCGTCGTCGGGATCGTCGGCGCCGCGCTCGGCGGGCTGGTCTACAAGCTGCTGACCGGTGAGCAGTGGGACTTCGAGTTCCGCTTCGCCAGCTTCGGCGTCGCGGCGCTGGGCGCGGTGCTGCTGCTCATGATCGTCCGCCTGGTGCAGTCCCGCAGGTAG
- a CDS encoding M48 family metallopeptidase: MRGSFRAFVAVVLLIAFPFLVIGIGVGGIVLATTASGRAAAYLFVISIGVLITFGIALVSALRTRVEPPAGPRLSRQEQPGLWACVDELAAQVQTRAPDEIILIPDVNAAVSEDSRMLGLRAGKRYMMIGLPLLAGMSVDELRAVLAHELGHYSGGHTRLLAITYRGTETLQRTVARLDGGPARFLLNNYAKLYMLVASSANRQQELEADQAMVRTSGQAVAIAALRKLPTLSHTWDAYSSRYLPLAGMAGRTPDLLLGYRAFLLHPNQKEWVEQAEEQLLDAESTSLFDSHPPIRQRIAVIAGQADRPAPGDTRPAWSLLHDPQRSVPAVEGSLLKEGLGPRAQWAEIVRLAGVRSAERGASMLAKAAADSQVAPRGMLGDILQALGRGQVEQLVKPLLKPTIPFEELPRAARSVATELLADVVVAALAAEGRIRHELNWGGGWVVRLLDDGSELDAEQLVAPAAHDPAKVRELWDRLVQLGVPLGYVRWPSEEDPQITDEPQLTAVFGTQVTVGRNTWHDLLVYDTGLLLFRLPFGTVLKEQSGDRIGMGAGIRRKRLGPLVEASASENRALPNARWIDAGQIVGGSNKSFLSGGGRVVLDLVDGSKLELRGATDEAYECLAGFVQQVFQARGGAVAAQEGVAPVG, encoded by the coding sequence GTGCGAGGATCTTTCCGGGCCTTCGTCGCCGTCGTGCTGCTGATCGCGTTCCCGTTCCTGGTGATCGGGATCGGCGTCGGCGGCATCGTGCTCGCCACCACGGCGAGCGGGCGGGCGGCCGCCTACCTGTTCGTGATCAGCATCGGCGTGCTGATCACCTTTGGAATCGCGCTGGTCAGCGCTTTGCGCACGCGGGTGGAGCCGCCGGCGGGCCCCCGGCTGAGCAGGCAGGAGCAGCCCGGTCTGTGGGCGTGCGTCGACGAGCTCGCCGCCCAGGTGCAGACCCGCGCCCCGGACGAGATCATCCTCATTCCCGACGTCAACGCGGCGGTCTCCGAGGACTCCAGGATGCTCGGCCTGCGCGCGGGCAAGCGGTACATGATGATCGGCCTCCCGCTGCTCGCCGGCATGAGCGTGGACGAGCTGCGCGCGGTGCTCGCGCATGAGCTCGGTCACTACAGCGGCGGCCACACCCGGCTGCTGGCGATCACCTACCGCGGTACCGAGACGCTCCAGCGGACCGTCGCGCGGCTGGACGGCGGACCGGCCAGGTTCCTGCTCAACAACTACGCGAAGCTCTACATGCTCGTCGCCAGCTCGGCCAACCGGCAGCAGGAGCTGGAGGCCGACCAGGCCATGGTGCGCACCTCCGGCCAGGCCGTCGCGATCGCCGCGCTGCGCAAGCTGCCCACGCTCAGCCACACCTGGGACGCCTACTCCAGCCGCTACCTCCCGCTCGCCGGGATGGCCGGGCGCACGCCCGACCTGCTACTGGGCTACCGCGCGTTCCTGTTGCACCCCAACCAGAAGGAATGGGTGGAGCAGGCCGAGGAGCAGCTGCTGGACGCCGAGTCCACCTCGCTGTTCGACAGCCACCCGCCGATCCGCCAGCGCATCGCGGTGATCGCGGGCCAGGCCGACCGGCCCGCCCCCGGGGACACCAGGCCCGCGTGGTCGCTGCTGCACGACCCGCAGCGCAGCGTTCCCGCCGTGGAGGGCTCGCTGCTCAAGGAGGGCCTCGGGCCGCGCGCGCAGTGGGCGGAGATCGTCCGGCTGGCCGGGGTGCGCTCGGCGGAGCGCGGCGCGAGCATGCTGGCCAAGGCCGCCGCGGACAGCCAGGTCGCCCCGCGCGGCATGCTCGGCGACATCCTCCAGGCCCTGGGCCGCGGCCAGGTCGAACAGCTGGTCAAACCGCTGCTGAAGCCCACCATCCCGTTCGAGGAGCTGCCGAGGGCGGCCAGGTCCGTCGCCACGGAGCTGCTGGCCGACGTGGTGGTGGCCGCGCTGGCCGCCGAGGGCCGGATCCGGCACGAGCTGAACTGGGGCGGCGGCTGGGTCGTGCGCCTGCTCGACGACGGTTCCGAGCTCGACGCCGAGCAGCTGGTCGCCCCGGCCGCGCACGACCCGGCCAAGGTCCGCGAGCTGTGGGACCGGCTGGTCCAGCTCGGCGTGCCGCTGGGCTACGTGCGCTGGCCGAGCGAGGAGGACCCGCAGATCACCGATGAGCCGCAGCTGACCGCCGTCTTCGGCACGCAGGTGACCGTCGGCCGCAACACCTGGCACGACCTGCTGGTCTACGACACGGGCCTGCTGCTGTTCCGGCTGCCGTTCGGGACCGTGCTCAAGGAGCAGTCCGGTGACCGGATCGGCATGGGCGCGGGCATCCGCCGCAAACGGCTCGGCCCGCTGGTCGAGGCGTCCGCGTCGGAGAACCGCGCGCTGCCCAACGCGAGGTGGATCGACGCCGGGCAGATCGTCGGCGGCAGCAACAAGAGCTTCCTCAGCGGCGGTGGCCGGGTGGTGCTCGACCTCGTCGACGGCAGCAAGCTCGAACTGCGGGGCGCAACCGACGAGGCCTACGAGTGCTTGGCCGGCTTCGTCCAGCAGGTGTTCCAGGCACGCGGCGGTGCGGTTGCGGCGCAGGAGGGCGTCGCGCCCGTAGGCTGA